In Cyclopterus lumpus isolate fCycLum1 chromosome 9, fCycLum1.pri, whole genome shotgun sequence, a single genomic region encodes these proteins:
- the LOC117736094 gene encoding rapamycin-insensitive companion of mTOR-like isoform X1, which translates to MAASFRGRPIRSLRMRGRNDSGEENVPLDLTREPSENFREILQNVAKPHGVSNMRKLGHLNNFIKLLCSISHREENFGFTYEEIIICLRLALLNEAKEVRAAGLRALRYLIRDTAVLQKVLRLQVDYLIARCIDIQQSNEGERTQALRLVRKIITVNAMLFPSSVANSLIAVGTDGLQERDRMVRAAIAIVCELALKNPEVVAKRGGLSTILKSVIDCQLSRINEALITTILHLLNHPRTRQYVRVDVELEQILAPFTDFHYRHNADTAEGQLKEDREARFLSSRMAIVAAFRSWSGIINLCKVGNSGIQSLIGLLCIPNMEVRKGLLEVLYEIFRLPVPIVTEDFTEALLSVDPARFQDAWRLSDGFLAAEAKVILPHRARSRPDLMDNYLAFVLSAFISSGLLEGLVEVVTSSDDQLAVRATILLGELLHMANTILPHSHSHHLHCLPTLINMAASFDIAQQKRLRASAAVNNLKCFHEKKKKGLKPHSLYLDHIIRKSVSSHSRKESHSRVHRDIYAIKDTEEALMLNLRDSHILNHKQNLEWNWLLIATILKWPHVNLRNNKDEHMHKFVRRLLYFYKPSSKLYGGLALDHPKARQLTVVGCQFIEFLMESDEDGQGYLEDLVKDMVSWLSSSSGLKPERCLQSNGLLTTLSQHYFLFLGTLSAHPQGVKLLEKCGLFQCLLNLCSVKNQDAVLKLAVSTLDYSRDGLARVILSKSLTAATDACRLYSTKHLRVLLRASVEFFSSWGMELLVTQLHDHSKAVSMEALDILDEACEDKANLHALIQLKPALSHLGDKGLLLLLRFLSIPKGFSYLNERGYISKQLDKWQKEYNLKYVDLIEEQLNEALTTYRKPVDGDNYVRRSNQRLQRPNVYLPVHLYGQLVHDKTGCHLLEAQSVVPDLSYTVRSPMLDTWEGIKQLKSALWALGNIGSSNWGLNLLQEENVIPDILTLAQHCDVLSVRGTCVYVLGVISKTRQGCEVLKQYGWDSVRHSRRTLWPVTPEEVDAQLTAELSSVPSTLSLNSESTSSRHNSESESQPNMYILDDDKCDFLDQSDEPSFYLHSKPVKDRSPFTILASTRFVRTRFLNSLSLPSKKLRSTSDPKNLSGTRTPTELKMGSMRRNRTVTEPSVYSPNQGDVFTPVFNGRGMPKSPTVSLETSFVGTRGGSEEQLVDGRLARGGGSGLGLSGLGGHGAVEHPSGEREQSSRERLAGDGGSSSSGGNVGGGGGGTQFKSRSQSFNTDTTTSGISSMSSSPSRETVGNPEHPEPEPDSSDCVSLNTVVSAKTVKTLSSLTPQAQINHMSKSSTVSLVPPGSSHTLPRRAQSLKSPSVTTIKSLADCSFMYTSPRDALGYATLKRLQQQRIHPSLSHSEALASPAKDVLFTDTITMKTGSLDSRLTPRRFLKALSFASLDKEELLSPINQSTLHRCSSVRSMVSSATYGCSDDYVGLALPMDINDMFHIRESAYFQQRISPPSEERKRFLFGDGDGDRPALPSLKQQFSISELIVCRGDSQNHMVGSEETGLQEHTEENCLYCVGASVLGYPTQPQINSTHPRTDFVDFPSWGGQSGHRLEVMPQSKFSGVSGCSDAAVSQGSICSTPTPGDIVLGKGISEDGPASRVLLRKEVLRLIINLSSSVGTKGHETGLLTIKEKFPNAFDDICLYSEVSHLLAHCMFRLTSRRFIQELFQDVQFMPMYEEAEAILTKLPKPVEEDGDPPAES; encoded by the exons AGCTCTACTGAATGAGGCTAAGGAAGTGCGTGCTGCAGGGTTGCGGGCGCTCCGCTACCTCATTAGAGACACTGCCGTGCTGCAGAAGGTCCTCAGACTACAGGTGGACTATTTGATAGCAAG ATGTATTGACATCCAGCAGAGCAATGAGGGGGAGAGGACTCAGGCTCTGAGATTAGTCCGAAAG ATTATCACTGTCAATGCGATGCTGTTCCCCTCCTCTGTGGCAAACTCTCTCATTGCCGTGGGAACCGATGGACTACAGGAGAGAGACCGCATGGTCCGCGCAGCCATCGCCATCGTATGTGAGCTCG CTCTGAAGAACCCTGAGGTGGTGGCCAAACGTGGAGGCCTCAGTACCATCCTAAAGAGTGTGATTGACTGTCAACTGAGTCGCATCAACGAAGCTTTGATCACCACCATCCTCCATCTACTCAACCACCCACGTACCCGTCAGTATGTGCGTGTTGACGTCGaactggag CAAATCCTCGCTCCTTTCACAGATTTTCACTACCGTCACAACGCAGACACAGCTGAAGGGCAGCTCAA agaggacagagaggccCGTTTCTTGTCGAGTAGAATGGCCATAGTGGCAGCCTTTCGCTCCTGGTCTG gaATTATCAACCTATGCAAGGTTGGAAATTCTGGAATCCAATCTTTAATTGGCTTACTTTGCATACCAAATATGGAAGTTAGA AAAGGCTTGTTGGAGGTGTTGTATGAGATATTTAGGCTCCCTGTGCCCATTGTAACTGAAGACTTCACGGAAGCTCTTCTAAGTGTTG ACCCCGCCAGGTTCCAGGACGCCTGGAGACTCTCTGATGGGTTTCTTGCTGCTGAGGCCAAAGTCATCTTACCCCATCGAGCCCGCTCTAG GCCTGATCTGATGGACAACTACCTGGCATTTGTTCTTTCTGCTTTCATCTCCAGTGGGCTGTTGGAG GGCCTCGTTGAAGTTGTGACCAGTAGCGATGATCAGCTCGCTGTGAGAGCCACGATCCTCTTGGGAGAACTTCTACACATG GCAAACACCATCCTTCCCCATTCTCACAGTCACCACCTGCACTGCCTCCCCACCCTCATCAACATGGCAGCTTCCTTTGATATCGCACAGCAGAAACGACT TCGGGCAAGTGCAGCAGTCAACAATCTTAAGTGTTtccatgaaaagaagaagaaaggtttGAAACCACACAGTCTTTACctggaccacatcatccgcaagtCTGTGTCTTCACATAGCCGCAAAGAGTCACACTCACGTGTCCACAGGGACATCTATGCCATTAAG gacACAGAGGAAGCCCTGATGTTGAACCTTAGAGACAGTCACATTCTCAACCACAAGCAGAACCTGGAGTGGAACTGGTTGCTTATTGCCACCATCCTTAAG TGGCCGCATGTAAACCTCAGGAACAACAAAGATGAACATATGCACAA GTTTGTGCGAAGGCTGCTGTACTTTTATAAGCCCAGTAGTAAATTATACGGAGGGCTGGCGTTGGATCACCCAAAGGCCAGACAACTCACTGTGGTTGGCTGTCAATTCATCGAGTTCCTCATGGAATCAGATGAG GATGGCCAGGGTTACCTGGAGGACCTGGTGAAGGACATGGTGTCATGGCTCTCCTCGTCCTCAGGGCTGAAGCCTGAGCGCTGTCTGCAGAGTAATGGTCTGCTCACCACACTCAGCCAACactacttcctcttcctgggGACTCTCTCTGCACACCCACAGGGAGTCAAACTGCTGGAGAAATGTGGCCTGTTTCAGTG cCTGCTGAATCTGTGCTCTGTGAAGAACCAGGATGCTGTGCTGAAACTCGCTGTATCCACACTGGACTACAGCAGAGACGGTCTGGCCAGAGTGATCCTCTCCAAGAGCCTCACTGCTGCTACTGAT GCGTGCCGGTTGTATTCCACCAAACACCTCCGTGTGCTGCTGCGGGCGAGCGTGGAGTTCTTCAGCAGCTGGGGAATGGAGCTGCTGGTCACACAGCTTCACGACCACAGCAAGGCTGTGTCCATGGAAGCCCTGGACATACTGGACGAGGCCTGCGAGGACAAG GCCAACCTCCATGCTCTCATCCAGCTGAAACCAGCTCTGTCCCACCTGGGAGACAAgggcctcctgctgctcctcag GTTCCTCTCCATTCCGAAGGGTTTCTCCTACCTCAATGAGAGAGGTTACATCAGCAAACAGCTGGACAAATGGCAGAAG GAATACAACCTTAAGTACGTGGACCTGATAGAGGAGCAGCTCAACGAAGCACTAACAACCTACCGCAAACCTGTCGATGGAGACAACTACGTCCGACGCAGCAACCAAAG GTTACAAAGACCAAACGTCTATCTCCCTGTGCACTTGTACGGTCAGCTGGTCCACGATAAGACGGGCTGTCATCTTTTGGAGGCGCAG aGTGTGGTTCCTGACCTCAGCTATACGGTTCGCTCCCCGATGCTGGACACCTGGGAGGGTATTAAACAGCTAAAGTCTGCTCTCTGGGCCCTG GGCAACATTGGCTCTTCAAATTGGGGACTGaatctcctgcaggaggagaatgTCATTCCTGACATCCTCACATTGGCTCAGCACTGTGACGTGCTGTCAGTGCGAGG gacatgtgtttatgtgctgGGTGTCATCTCCAAGACCAGGCAGGGTTGTGAGGTGCTGAAGCAGTATGGTTGGGATTCAGTCAGACACAGTCGCAGGACGCTGTGGCCTGTCACTCCAGAAGAGGTTGATGCACAGTTGACCGCTGAACTCTCCTCAGTACCAAGCACACTCAGTCTGAACTCAGAATCCACGAGCTCGCGCCACAACAGCGAGAGCGAGTCTCAACCAA ACATGTACATCCTGGACGATGACAAGTGTGATTTTCTGGACCAGTCAGATGAGCCCTCTTTCTATCTACACTCCAAACCAGTCAAGGACCGCAGCCCCTTCACAATCCTGGCCTCCACACGCTTTGTTCGCACTCGCTTCCTCaactccctttctctccccagCAAGAAGCTGCGCTCCACCAGTGACCCCAAGAACTTATCAGGCACTCGCACACCTACTGAACTCAAGATGGGAAGTATGAGGCGGAACAGGACAGTGACGGAGCCCTCTGTCTACAGCCCAAACCAGGGGGACGTTTTCACTCCTGTGTTTAATGGCAGAGGAATGCCGAAGAGTCCCACAGTCAGCCTGGAGACATCCTTTGTTGGGACCAGGGGCGGCTCTGAGGAGCAGCTTGTGGATGGTAGGCTGGCCAGGGGAGGAGGCTCAGGCCTTGGACTAAGTGGTCTGGGAGGGCATGGGGCCGTGGAGCACCCCAGCGGGGAGAGGGAGCAAAGCAGCCGAGAGCGTCTAGCAGGAGATGGTGGCTCCTCGTCTAGTGGAGGCAATGTGGGAGGGGGCGGAGGAGGTACTCAGTTTAAAAGCCGCAGCCAGAGCTTTAACACGGACACCACAACCAGTGGCATCAGCTCCATGAGCTCCAGTCCTTCCAGGGAGACTGTTGGAAACCCTGAGCATCCAGAACCCGAACCAGACTCCTCTGACTGTGTGAGCCTCAACACAGTGGTGTCAGCCAAGACTGTCAAAACGCTCTCTTCTCTCACCCCCCAGGCTCAGATTAACCACATGTCAAAGTCCTCAACTGTCTCTTTGGTACCGCCTGGCTCGTCACACACTCTTCCCCGCCGAGCTCAGTCTCTCAAGTCTCCTTCAGTGACCACCATCAAGAGCCTGGCTGACTGTAGCTTCATGTACACCAGCCCACGGGACGCGCTGGGCTACGCTACGCTGAAGAGGCTGCAGCAGCAAAGGATACACCCGTCTTTGTCTCACAGCGAAGCTTTGGCTTCACCAGCCAAAGATGTGCTGTTCACCGACACCATCACTATGAAAACCGGCAGCCTGGATTCCAGATTAACGCCTCGCAG GTTTCTGAAGGCTCTTAGCTTTGCCTCTCTGGATAAAGAGGAACTACTAAGTCCAATCAACCAAAGCACTCTGCACCGCTGCTCTTCAGTGCGTTCAATGGTTTCTAGTGCCACCTATGGGTGTAGCGATGACTATGTTGGCCTAGCACTGCCCATGGACATCAACGATATGTTCCACATCAGAGAATCAGCTTACTTTCAGCAGAGGATCAGCCCGCCATCTGAAGAGCGAAAACGCTTCCTCTTTGGCGATGGAGACG GTGATCGCCCTGCTCTACCATCACTGAAGCAACAGTTTAGTATTTCTGAGCTGATTGTGTGCCGAGGTGATAGCCAGAACCACATGGTGGGTTCCGAGGAGACAGGGCTTCAGGAACACACGGAAGAAAACTGCCTCTACTGTGTAGGAGCCAGCGTACTGGGATACCCCACACAGCCACAGATCAACAGCACACACCCTCGGACAG aCTTCGTCGACTTCCCTTCGTGGGGAGGACAGAGCGGCCATCGTCTGGAAGTGATGCCTCAGTCCAAGTTCTCTGGGGTGTCGGGCTGCAGCGATGCTGCTGTGTCACAAGGCTCAATTTGTAGCACGCCCACACCTGGAGATATCGTCCTAG gcAAGGGAATATCAGAAGACGGCCCCGCCTCGCGAGTCTTGCTGAGGAAGGAGGTGCTCCGCCTCATCATCAACCTCAGCTCCTCTGTAGGAACCAAAGGCCACGAAACAGGACTGCTGAC GATAAAGGAGAAGTTTCCCAATGCGTTTGATGACATCTGCTTGTACTCCGAGGTTTCCCACCTCTTAGCCCACTGTATGTTTCGCCTGACGTCCAGACGTTTCATACAGGAACTCTTCCAGGACGTGCAATTCATGCCT ATGTATGAGGAAGCTGAGGCAATCCTGACGAAGCTACCAAAACCCGTTGAAGAAGATGGTGACCCTCCTGCAGAATCCTGA
- the LOC117736094 gene encoding rapamycin-insensitive companion of mTOR-like isoform X2 — protein sequence MAASFRGRPIRSLRMRGRNDSGEENVPLDLTREPSENFREILQNVAKPHGVSNMRKLGHLNNFIKLLCSISHREENFGFTYEEIIICLRLALLNEAKEVRAAGLRALRYLIRDTAVLQKVLRLQVDYLIARCIDIQQSNEGERTQALRLVRKIITVNAMLFPSSVANSLIAVGTDGLQERDRMVRAAIAIVCELALKNPEVVAKRGGLSTILKSVIDCQLSRINEALITTILHLLNHPRTRQYVRVDVELEQILAPFTDFHYRHNADTAEGQLKEDREARFLSSRMAIVAAFRSWSGIINLCKVGNSGIQSLIGLLCIPNMEVRKGLLEVLYEIFRLPVPIVTEDFTEALLSVDPARFQDAWRLSDGFLAAEAKVILPHRARSRPDLMDNYLAFVLSAFISSGLLEGLVEVVTSSDDQLAVRATILLGELLHMANTILPHSHSHHLHCLPTLINMAASFDIAQQKRLRASAAVNNLKCFHEKKKKGLKPHSLYLDHIIRKSVSSHSRKESHSRVHRDIYAIKDTEEALMLNLRDSHILNHKQNLEWNWLLIATILKWPHVNLRNNKDEHMHKFVRRLLYFYKPSSKLYGGLALDHPKARQLTVVGCQFIEFLMESDEDGQGYLEDLVKDMVSWLSSSSGLKPERCLQSNGLLTTLSQHYFLFLGTLSAHPQGVKLLEKCGLFQCLLNLCSVKNQDAVLKLAVSTLDYSRDGLARVILSKSLTAATDACRLYSTKHLRVLLRASVEFFSSWGMELLVTQLHDHSKAVSMEALDILDEACEDKANLHALIQLKPALSHLGDKGLLLLLRFLSIPKGFSYLNERGYISKQLDKWQKEYNLKYVDLIEEQLNEALTTYRKPVDGDNYVRRSNQRLQRPNVYLPVHLYGQLVHDKTGCHLLEAQSVVPDLSYTVRSPMLDTWEGIKQLKSALWALGNIGSSNWGLNLLQEENVIPDILTLAQHCDVLSVRGTCVYVLGVISKTRQGCEVLKQYGWDSVRHSRRTLWPVTPEEVDAQLTAELSSVPSTLSLNSESTSSRHNSESESQPNMYILDDDKCDFLDQSDEPSFYLHSKPVKDRSPFTILASTRFVRTRFLNSLSLPSKKLRSTSDPKNLSGTRTPTELKMGSMRRNRTVTEPSVYSPNQGDVFTPVFNGRGMPKSPTVSLETSFVGTRGGSEEQLVDGRLARGGGSGLGLSGLGGHGAVEHPSGEREQSSRERLAGDGGSSSSGGNVGGGGGGTQFKSRSQSFNTDTTTSGISSMSSSPSRETVGNPEHPEPEPDSSDCVSLNTVVSAKTVKTLSSLTPQAQINHMSKSSTVSLVPPGSSHTLPRRAQSLKSPSVTTIKSLADCSFMYTSPRDALGYATLKRLQQQRIHPSLSHSEALASPAKDVLFTDTITMKTGSLDSRLTPRRISDRRGTCPDPSVLSPYRRLSRTLVPRWVDLPSVLLCRDVASSTDPDKCVLAVCLQLFFHCFESCSVNRPRVDGQLLVVPSS from the exons AGCTCTACTGAATGAGGCTAAGGAAGTGCGTGCTGCAGGGTTGCGGGCGCTCCGCTACCTCATTAGAGACACTGCCGTGCTGCAGAAGGTCCTCAGACTACAGGTGGACTATTTGATAGCAAG ATGTATTGACATCCAGCAGAGCAATGAGGGGGAGAGGACTCAGGCTCTGAGATTAGTCCGAAAG ATTATCACTGTCAATGCGATGCTGTTCCCCTCCTCTGTGGCAAACTCTCTCATTGCCGTGGGAACCGATGGACTACAGGAGAGAGACCGCATGGTCCGCGCAGCCATCGCCATCGTATGTGAGCTCG CTCTGAAGAACCCTGAGGTGGTGGCCAAACGTGGAGGCCTCAGTACCATCCTAAAGAGTGTGATTGACTGTCAACTGAGTCGCATCAACGAAGCTTTGATCACCACCATCCTCCATCTACTCAACCACCCACGTACCCGTCAGTATGTGCGTGTTGACGTCGaactggag CAAATCCTCGCTCCTTTCACAGATTTTCACTACCGTCACAACGCAGACACAGCTGAAGGGCAGCTCAA agaggacagagaggccCGTTTCTTGTCGAGTAGAATGGCCATAGTGGCAGCCTTTCGCTCCTGGTCTG gaATTATCAACCTATGCAAGGTTGGAAATTCTGGAATCCAATCTTTAATTGGCTTACTTTGCATACCAAATATGGAAGTTAGA AAAGGCTTGTTGGAGGTGTTGTATGAGATATTTAGGCTCCCTGTGCCCATTGTAACTGAAGACTTCACGGAAGCTCTTCTAAGTGTTG ACCCCGCCAGGTTCCAGGACGCCTGGAGACTCTCTGATGGGTTTCTTGCTGCTGAGGCCAAAGTCATCTTACCCCATCGAGCCCGCTCTAG GCCTGATCTGATGGACAACTACCTGGCATTTGTTCTTTCTGCTTTCATCTCCAGTGGGCTGTTGGAG GGCCTCGTTGAAGTTGTGACCAGTAGCGATGATCAGCTCGCTGTGAGAGCCACGATCCTCTTGGGAGAACTTCTACACATG GCAAACACCATCCTTCCCCATTCTCACAGTCACCACCTGCACTGCCTCCCCACCCTCATCAACATGGCAGCTTCCTTTGATATCGCACAGCAGAAACGACT TCGGGCAAGTGCAGCAGTCAACAATCTTAAGTGTTtccatgaaaagaagaagaaaggtttGAAACCACACAGTCTTTACctggaccacatcatccgcaagtCTGTGTCTTCACATAGCCGCAAAGAGTCACACTCACGTGTCCACAGGGACATCTATGCCATTAAG gacACAGAGGAAGCCCTGATGTTGAACCTTAGAGACAGTCACATTCTCAACCACAAGCAGAACCTGGAGTGGAACTGGTTGCTTATTGCCACCATCCTTAAG TGGCCGCATGTAAACCTCAGGAACAACAAAGATGAACATATGCACAA GTTTGTGCGAAGGCTGCTGTACTTTTATAAGCCCAGTAGTAAATTATACGGAGGGCTGGCGTTGGATCACCCAAAGGCCAGACAACTCACTGTGGTTGGCTGTCAATTCATCGAGTTCCTCATGGAATCAGATGAG GATGGCCAGGGTTACCTGGAGGACCTGGTGAAGGACATGGTGTCATGGCTCTCCTCGTCCTCAGGGCTGAAGCCTGAGCGCTGTCTGCAGAGTAATGGTCTGCTCACCACACTCAGCCAACactacttcctcttcctgggGACTCTCTCTGCACACCCACAGGGAGTCAAACTGCTGGAGAAATGTGGCCTGTTTCAGTG cCTGCTGAATCTGTGCTCTGTGAAGAACCAGGATGCTGTGCTGAAACTCGCTGTATCCACACTGGACTACAGCAGAGACGGTCTGGCCAGAGTGATCCTCTCCAAGAGCCTCACTGCTGCTACTGAT GCGTGCCGGTTGTATTCCACCAAACACCTCCGTGTGCTGCTGCGGGCGAGCGTGGAGTTCTTCAGCAGCTGGGGAATGGAGCTGCTGGTCACACAGCTTCACGACCACAGCAAGGCTGTGTCCATGGAAGCCCTGGACATACTGGACGAGGCCTGCGAGGACAAG GCCAACCTCCATGCTCTCATCCAGCTGAAACCAGCTCTGTCCCACCTGGGAGACAAgggcctcctgctgctcctcag GTTCCTCTCCATTCCGAAGGGTTTCTCCTACCTCAATGAGAGAGGTTACATCAGCAAACAGCTGGACAAATGGCAGAAG GAATACAACCTTAAGTACGTGGACCTGATAGAGGAGCAGCTCAACGAAGCACTAACAACCTACCGCAAACCTGTCGATGGAGACAACTACGTCCGACGCAGCAACCAAAG GTTACAAAGACCAAACGTCTATCTCCCTGTGCACTTGTACGGTCAGCTGGTCCACGATAAGACGGGCTGTCATCTTTTGGAGGCGCAG aGTGTGGTTCCTGACCTCAGCTATACGGTTCGCTCCCCGATGCTGGACACCTGGGAGGGTATTAAACAGCTAAAGTCTGCTCTCTGGGCCCTG GGCAACATTGGCTCTTCAAATTGGGGACTGaatctcctgcaggaggagaatgTCATTCCTGACATCCTCACATTGGCTCAGCACTGTGACGTGCTGTCAGTGCGAGG gacatgtgtttatgtgctgGGTGTCATCTCCAAGACCAGGCAGGGTTGTGAGGTGCTGAAGCAGTATGGTTGGGATTCAGTCAGACACAGTCGCAGGACGCTGTGGCCTGTCACTCCAGAAGAGGTTGATGCACAGTTGACCGCTGAACTCTCCTCAGTACCAAGCACACTCAGTCTGAACTCAGAATCCACGAGCTCGCGCCACAACAGCGAGAGCGAGTCTCAACCAA ACATGTACATCCTGGACGATGACAAGTGTGATTTTCTGGACCAGTCAGATGAGCCCTCTTTCTATCTACACTCCAAACCAGTCAAGGACCGCAGCCCCTTCACAATCCTGGCCTCCACACGCTTTGTTCGCACTCGCTTCCTCaactccctttctctccccagCAAGAAGCTGCGCTCCACCAGTGACCCCAAGAACTTATCAGGCACTCGCACACCTACTGAACTCAAGATGGGAAGTATGAGGCGGAACAGGACAGTGACGGAGCCCTCTGTCTACAGCCCAAACCAGGGGGACGTTTTCACTCCTGTGTTTAATGGCAGAGGAATGCCGAAGAGTCCCACAGTCAGCCTGGAGACATCCTTTGTTGGGACCAGGGGCGGCTCTGAGGAGCAGCTTGTGGATGGTAGGCTGGCCAGGGGAGGAGGCTCAGGCCTTGGACTAAGTGGTCTGGGAGGGCATGGGGCCGTGGAGCACCCCAGCGGGGAGAGGGAGCAAAGCAGCCGAGAGCGTCTAGCAGGAGATGGTGGCTCCTCGTCTAGTGGAGGCAATGTGGGAGGGGGCGGAGGAGGTACTCAGTTTAAAAGCCGCAGCCAGAGCTTTAACACGGACACCACAACCAGTGGCATCAGCTCCATGAGCTCCAGTCCTTCCAGGGAGACTGTTGGAAACCCTGAGCATCCAGAACCCGAACCAGACTCCTCTGACTGTGTGAGCCTCAACACAGTGGTGTCAGCCAAGACTGTCAAAACGCTCTCTTCTCTCACCCCCCAGGCTCAGATTAACCACATGTCAAAGTCCTCAACTGTCTCTTTGGTACCGCCTGGCTCGTCACACACTCTTCCCCGCCGAGCTCAGTCTCTCAAGTCTCCTTCAGTGACCACCATCAAGAGCCTGGCTGACTGTAGCTTCATGTACACCAGCCCACGGGACGCGCTGGGCTACGCTACGCTGAAGAGGCTGCAGCAGCAAAGGATACACCCGTCTTTGTCTCACAGCGAAGCTTTGGCTTCACCAGCCAAAGATGTGCTGTTCACCGACACCATCACTATGAAAACCGGCAGCCTGGATTCCAGATTAACGCCTCGCAG GATATCAGATAGGAGGGGTACCTGTCCAGATCCCAGCGTCTTAAGTCCGTACCGCAGGCTGTCCAGAACACTTGTACCGCGGTGGGTGGACCTACCCAGCGTCCTCCTCTGTAGAGATGTAGCTTCTAGCACAGACCCAGACAAATGTGTCCTAGCTGTGTGCCTGCAGTTGTTTTTCCATTGCTTTGAGTCCTGTAGTGTGAATAGGCCCCGTGTAGATGGTCAGTTGCTGGTCGTTCCCTCCTCTTAG